The following proteins are encoded in a genomic region of Gloeomargarita sp. SKYB120:
- a CDS encoding 4-vinyl reductase — translation MNIEALLQQPVPGDYFAPGVYVQGDLELGTLSNRRGNRLLAIPEYLVQGIYQGLAQEIGKASPLVLQRCGRRWGQHLFARLAEELAEYYGKPIGELTMQELVYCLTRCWQVHGWGQLQFDWRYRPHGFIHVLVHHSPWVQPGQGNGQPSAHVEVGLLETLFRQLTGREVACVQIACISLGHGANQFLIGLPERLKTVQEQVAAGVDAATILAQLGG, via the coding sequence ATGAACATTGAAGCCTTACTCCAGCAACCGGTGCCAGGAGATTATTTTGCGCCGGGGGTTTACGTACAGGGGGATTTGGAACTGGGCACCCTGAGCAATCGCCGGGGCAATCGGCTGCTGGCCATTCCCGAGTATCTGGTGCAGGGGATTTACCAGGGTTTAGCGCAGGAAATTGGCAAAGCATCGCCGCTGGTCTTGCAACGCTGTGGTCGGCGCTGGGGGCAACATTTGTTCGCTCGCCTGGCGGAGGAACTGGCGGAGTACTACGGCAAGCCGATTGGCGAACTCACCATGCAGGAATTGGTGTACTGCCTAACCCGCTGCTGGCAGGTGCATGGCTGGGGGCAGTTGCAATTTGACTGGCGTTATCGCCCCCACGGCTTTATCCATGTGCTGGTGCACCATTCGCCTTGGGTCCAGCCGGGTCAGGGCAACGGTCAACCCAGCGCCCATGTGGAGGTGGGATTGCTGGAGACCCTATTTCGACAACTGACCGGGCGGGAGGTAGCCTGCGTGCAAATCGCCTGCATTTCCCTGGGGCATGGCGCGAATCAATTCCTGATCGGCCTGCCGGAGCGGTTAAAAACTGTGCAAGAGCAGGTGGCCGCTGGGGTGGATGCAGCAACCATTCTGGCCCAGCTAGGGGGATAA